In Microbacterium sp. ABRD28, the genomic stretch TCACGCGGCGCATCGCGTCGCTGCTGCGCAACAAAGAGGCGTGGCCGAGCCAGATCCTCGCGATCACGTTCACCAACAAGGCCGCAGGAGAGATGCGCGAGCGCGTGCACCAGCTCGTGGGCGACCGGTCGCAGGGCATGTGGATCTCGACGTTCCACTCGGCCTGCGTGCGCATCCTGCGGCGTGAAGCCGAGCAGTTCGGATTCACCAAGTCGTTCACGATCTACGACTCCGGCGACTCGCGCGCGCTGGTCAAGCGACTGGTGAAAGAGCATGAAGCGGATGCCTACGGACTGACCCCGTCGGCGGTGCAGGGGAAGATCTCCAAGCTCAAGAACGAGCTCGCCGATGCGGAGTCGTACGCCCGGTCGGCGAACATGAACGACCCGGCCGAGCGCGTCTTCTGCGACGTATTCGCGGCGTACCAGCGAGAGCTGCAGCGCGCGAACGCATTCGACTTCGACGACCTCATCGCCCAGACGGTGTACCTGTTCCGGGCGTTCCCGCAGGTGGCGGATGTGTATCGCCGGCGGTTCCGGCACATCCTCGTCGACGAGTACCAGGACACCAACCACTCGCAGTACGCGCTGATCCACGAGCTGACGCGGGCGCCGGGATCCGACGGTGGCCCGATCGCTTCGTCGGGCGGAATGATGATCTTCGACGCGCCGGCGACCGAAGAAGCCGCGTCGCTGACGGTCGTCGGCGACTCCGACCAGTCGATCTACGCGTTCCGCGGAGCGGACATCCGCAACATCAGCGAGTTCGAGCGCGATTTCCCGGGCGCGAAGGTGGTGCTCCTCGAGCAGAACTACCGGTCGACGCAGAACATCCTGTCGGCGGCGAACGCGGTGATCAGCCACAACTTCGACCGGAAAGACAAGCGGCTGTGGACCGACGTCGGCGCGGGGGAGAAGATCGTCGGGTTCACCGGCTATTCGCAGCACGACGAGGCCCAGTTCGTCGCCGACGAGATCGAGGTGCTGCACAAGGGCGGCGTGCCGTACGACCAGATGGCGGTCTTCTATCGCACCAACTCGCAGTCGCGTGCGCTGGAGGAGATCTTCATCCGTGCCGCCGTGCCGTACAAGATCATGGGCGGCACGAAGTTCTACGAGCGCGCCGAGATCAAGGACGCCCTGGCCTACCTCGTCGCCGTGGCCAACCCCGCCGATGAGATGGCGATGCGCCGCATCATCAACCGGCCGCGCCGCGGCATCGGCGACGTGACGATCGAGACGATCAGTCGCTATGCCGCCGACGAGCAGATCACCTTCCGCGACGCGCTCGGCAATGCCTCGGCGCTGGGCGTCGGACCCAAGATCCAGGCGGCGATCGCGCACCTGGATGCGGTTCTCGCCGAAGCGTCCGATCTCATGCTTCCCGCATCGGGCGAGCTGCCCCCGCCGACCGCGGTGGCCGACGGACTGCAGCTGCTGCTGTCGAAGAGCGGCTACCTCGACGCGTTGCGCGCGAGCCGTGACCCGCAGGACGAAGCGCGCGTGGAGAACCTCGACGAGCTCGTCGCTGTCGCCCGCGAGTTCGCGCGCAACAATCCGGAAGGGACGATCGTCGACTTCCTCACCGAGGTGGCGCTCGTCTCCGACGCGGATGACCTGGAAGATGCCTCGGGATCGGTGTCGCTCATGACGATGCATACCGCGAAGGGCCTCGAGTACGACGCCGTGTTCCTCACCGGGGTGGAAGAAGACCTGATCCCGCACCGGATCTCGGCCGGCGAACCGGGCGGTCCCCAGGAGGAGCGGCGGCTGTTCTACGTCGGCGTCACCCGGGCGCGCAAGCGCCTGTACCTGACCCTGGCGATGACCCGTGCGCAGTTCGGCGAGGTGTCGGTGGCGATGCCGAGCCGGTTCCTGCAGGAGATCCCGTCGGATCTGCTCGACTGGCGCCAGTCGCCGGGCGACGTGAACTCACGCGGCGGGACGCAGTCGCGGGCGCTCAATGCGCGGCGCGGCTCCGCGGGGTCGGGCTTCGGCGCGTCGGGGTCGGGCCGACGGTACGGCGACGACCTCGTGCCGAAGTCGACGTCGCTGGAGAAGTTCGCCAACCGCATCCCGGCGAAGGTGCGCGACAACGGCGATATGGAGCTCGCGCCGGGAGACCGCATCCGTCACGACGACTTCGGCGAGGGCCGCATCGACGCCATCACCGGTGAGGGCGCGAAGCGTGTCGCGCATGTGCGCTTCGAGAAGGTCGGCATGAAGAAGCTCCTGGTGAAGATCGCACCGATCGCGAAGCTGTAGCCGCGCGCAGGCCGCGCCCGTGCGTAGTTCGCGACCCGTCAGATTCTGCTGCTCGGTCTCGATGTGGGCCGCGTTTTCTGACGGGTCGCGCTGACGGGTCGTGATGGCGAGTCCGCGACCCGTCAGAATCTGCTGCCCTTCGTAGCTGCGGGCGACGTTTTGTGACGGGTCGCGGAGGCCGAGCCGGGCGCGGCCCGCAGGGCCGCCGCGTAGGCTGGCACGATGGCACTCTTCGGGCGACGTAAGAAGACCGACGACCACCGCGACGACGCGACTCCGCAGACGGGAACGCCCGACCCCGAGGCGCCCGAGACGGATGTCGAGGTCGCCGATGCCCCCGGGCTCGCCCCGCGAAAGGGTGAGGACTCCGCGGGGGGCGGTGACGCCGCATCCGCTGCTCCTGCGGCCGAGGAGCCGGTTCCGCACGTGAACATCTCGGTGTCGACCTATGGCGCGCCGCGCACGGCGCCGGCTGCGCGACCGGTCGCCGCCGACTCCTCCGCGAGCGCACCGGCCACCGCCGCCGGCACACCGGCCTCGGCCGCGCGCACCCCCGGCCCCGCCGAGGCGCCCGCGCCGTCGCAGACCGTTCCGGGCCTTCCCGACAACGGCCTGGTCATCCAGGCGCTGCGCGCGCTTCCCGACAAGCCCGAGTCGCTCGACCTCATCCACGTCGCCCGTCAGCTCCTGCAGGGCCAGCTGTTCCTGCGCATCAAGGGCGACGCCCGGCAGCTGCTGTCGGAGGGCGCCCAGCTTCCGCTCGCCGTCGCGACCGTCGGCGACAAGCAGTACGTGCTGGCCTTCAGTGGCGGGGCAGCCCTGCAGGCGAGCGTCGCGTCGGACGGCGATCAGCAGACATCCGCTGTCGCGCAGCCCGCGGCCACGGTGCTCCGTCACGTGGTCTCGGGAACCTACGCCGGCATCATCATCGACCCGTCGTCGGCGCCCGCGCGCGCGGTGATCCCGCGGGAACTCATCGAGCGGATGCTCGACCAGGCCGACCCCAACGCGCTAGTGAAGCACCTGCTCACGGGCCCGCGCACGCCCGCCACCGGCGCCGAGATCGTCGCGGCGATGCCCGGAGCACGGCTCTGGGTCGCGGTCAACGAAACGCCCGACGGAAAGGTCGGCGTCGCCGAAGCCCGCGCGAACGGCGAGCGGCTGCTGCAGGTGTTCACGCACCCGCTCGAGGTCGCGGCCATCGGCCGCGGCGACAGGGCCGCCCCGATCACGGCCGACCGGCTGGGGGCCGCGCTCGCCGCCGATGCGGCGCTCGCCGGCATCCTCGTCGACGCCGCCGGTCCGTGGATCCGGCTCGGACGCGAAGACCTCGGCCCGATCCTCCCCTGAGGCGAGTCCTCTCCTGACGGGTGCCGTCGCGACGCGGTAGCGTCGCCTGCATGGCGAGCCCGTTCACGATGCTGACCGTTCCCGGGCCCGCGGGCGACCGCGAGGTGCGCCTGTCGAACCCCGACCGGGTGCTGTGGCCGGCGCTCGGGATCACCAAGCGCGAGCTCGCCGAGTACCTCATGGCGGTGTCGGGTCCGTTCCTCGCCGCGAACGGCAACCGGCCGGTGTCGCTCGAACGGTTCCCCGAATCGGTGGAGGGGGAGCGGTTCTACTCCAAGAACCCGCCGAAGGGCACGCCCGACTACGTCGAAGCGGTGACCGTGCGGTACAACAGCGGGCGGCGGCATCCGCAGA encodes the following:
- a CDS encoding UvrD-helicase domain-containing protein codes for the protein MTDVSPAARPAASVPLIVDGDPGPRPGSGARVDEDLLAGLNPEQREAVTYRGQALLIVAGAGSGKTSVLTRRIASLLRNKEAWPSQILAITFTNKAAGEMRERVHQLVGDRSQGMWISTFHSACVRILRREAEQFGFTKSFTIYDSGDSRALVKRLVKEHEADAYGLTPSAVQGKISKLKNELADAESYARSANMNDPAERVFCDVFAAYQRELQRANAFDFDDLIAQTVYLFRAFPQVADVYRRRFRHILVDEYQDTNHSQYALIHELTRAPGSDGGPIASSGGMMIFDAPATEEAASLTVVGDSDQSIYAFRGADIRNISEFERDFPGAKVVLLEQNYRSTQNILSAANAVISHNFDRKDKRLWTDVGAGEKIVGFTGYSQHDEAQFVADEIEVLHKGGVPYDQMAVFYRTNSQSRALEEIFIRAAVPYKIMGGTKFYERAEIKDALAYLVAVANPADEMAMRRIINRPRRGIGDVTIETISRYAADEQITFRDALGNASALGVGPKIQAAIAHLDAVLAEASDLMLPASGELPPPTAVADGLQLLLSKSGYLDALRASRDPQDEARVENLDELVAVAREFARNNPEGTIVDFLTEVALVSDADDLEDASGSVSLMTMHTAKGLEYDAVFLTGVEEDLIPHRISAGEPGGPQEERRLFYVGVTRARKRLYLTLAMTRAQFGEVSVAMPSRFLQEIPSDLLDWRQSPGDVNSRGGTQSRALNARRGSAGSGFGASGSGRRYGDDLVPKSTSLEKFANRIPAKVRDNGDMELAPGDRIRHDDFGEGRIDAITGEGAKRVAHVRFEKVGMKKLLVKIAPIAKL
- a CDS encoding SseB family protein — encoded protein: MALFGRRKKTDDHRDDATPQTGTPDPEAPETDVEVADAPGLAPRKGEDSAGGGDAASAAPAAEEPVPHVNISVSTYGAPRTAPAARPVAADSSASAPATAAGTPASAARTPGPAEAPAPSQTVPGLPDNGLVIQALRALPDKPESLDLIHVARQLLQGQLFLRIKGDARQLLSEGAQLPLAVATVGDKQYVLAFSGGAALQASVASDGDQQTSAVAQPAATVLRHVVSGTYAGIIIDPSSAPARAVIPRELIERMLDQADPNALVKHLLTGPRTPATGAEIVAAMPGARLWVAVNETPDGKVGVAEARANGERLLQVFTHPLEVAAIGRGDRAAPITADRLGAALAADAALAGILVDAAGPWIRLGREDLGPILP